GGATGTGTGCGTGCAGGGAGAGTCTTCTAAACTGCTACCTGAAGGTACTCGAGATACTTGAGTACTGTATGTAGTTAGGTTTATCCAGTATATTAGCATTGGCTATTAATCAGATAGAAAATGACTCAACTTAcagaaacacaaatacattaGAATCGGTTGATAAAAATTCCTGATGTATTTCCTCTAACAGTTATTTACAAAATGCATCGTCACTCTTTACAGCCAtagtgagcaaaaaaaaaaagcatggacAGATTGTACAACACATCAAACCTTAAGGCACGTAGCCTGCTTTAGCAGAAGACCCTATCAGGTTTCGATCCCTTTAATATGCATATGAGTTTGGAAGATTGGAAAAAGACAAGCTAATGATGTTAACAAAACACGGTTATTTAAGTTCCATCCTGCCATCCCTTCACAGCCTTTTCTCATTACCAAcacaatgtttgtttttcacaaaTTGTGTTTAAACTCATAGTCTGTTGTGTTGAAAATCCCAGAAACACAAACCAGCTCTATTGGCACTGAAAGCCATACCACATATTCATTTGATGATGTTCAATCCAAACGTTGAGTGATACTCCTAATAGCAATATGCATTATATGTTTATCATTTCATGCACAAACATGGGTAGAGGCAGCACTGTTTCTAAGCATAGGCAAACTAGGTGGTCTCCAAGGGAGCGACCAGCTAGGGGTCGGGGGTGCCAGTGAGCACCCCCTGCCCCACCCCCTGGCATTTTAACTACGTACCGTTTTTTTCTGCTGTAGTTaatttttacagtatatgtttacatactgTCTAGCCAAAAAGGTTCGAAACGACCCTGGGTATAGGTGTTCCTATTCAAGTTGTTGGTGAACGTATATTCCGTCACAGcgtttatttcctttttcctgGATCTTCTCCATGACTAAATATACGGTCTATATATGGCCACCATAATTGCAGAGTTAACAGTAAACACTTCTGTTGATGTGGTAAAGACTGACGTTTGGCTAACTTCTATAAACAGCCGAACATAAACAAAGAGTACGGCAGGCTGCATGCATTCACGTTATTGAACTTCCTTTTCCATGAAACCTGCACCCATGTGAAAGTGAgcacacagacaggtttccagaAGCTCCTGTTTGATTTGTGCTACAGCTTTAAATAGCACAGAGCAGGAGAGGGTAAGTTTACACATAGGAACTATTTAGTGAGCTGAATGTTACACCGCTGGGGAGGGGGACCGACCCGAGAGCACTCTGTCCTTTAATCACTCTGGGGACCTAATAGTGTTTTCTTAAAAGTGGCTTATGCAAGCGGATACGCAACATCATAACGACTGAAGACGCAAAATGGAAACACcaagaaaaatgttttcttaatATCAGTTCGCTTTCAGTGCTATTCGATTACCCTCGGAGAAATGTATCTCCTCTATAACAACATTTTATACAGCTAGGACgatcaataattattttatctgGATGATAGAAGATGATGCAATTAAAGTGCAGTACGAATGTACCGTATCTATCGCTTTAACTCCTCAGTGAGACTACGAGACGCTTGGGGTCATTTGGACATTGTGTCTTTAATAACATTGTGAGGTCAGACAACTATACAGACCTCCAGTGTGCAAACTACACTATTATTCATTCAACATTCAAACATTACAGGAAACAAAAACACTCTAAAAGCTCAAAAactgaagatttttatttagtataCATGTAAGGTTAGAAATATTCGTTCTGATAGTATTTTCAACAGTCCATCCTCCTATAGCTTTAaactgaacaaaacaaaaaacatgctttCGTTTCTATACCTGTAGACAGTTTATATTCTAGCAAAGCATTCGCTTTGTGgctacataaaatataaaataaaaacagcattagTTTACAAGTGCTAGAACTTGGATCGCATCTCTACAAACGTCTCAGTGCATAGCATTGAATTTATTGAAGGTGTGACAAGAAGTTATCCAAACTGGAACATGTAAAATccctgaaacaaacacacatcgctctctctttcagtgAATCATTGTTTTTGCAGTAGTCATACATTAAATACAgagaagggaggaaaaaaataaaataaaaacaaataaaaggggTCTTTACAGATGAGGCCTCGACAGATTAGGTCAACATGTCCCACAGACAGCAGCAGCACAAAGCCGTCCAGCAAGCGGTCAGACACGCCTGATCACCCGAATCATCTCGCCGACCTTGTTCCACGACGTACACTGTGAAAATGCGGAGGGTTAACACGGGTTATCGAACTCATTAATCATTCACGTGGATGCGAAATGCTTCGGTTCCTGGAACAACAAAAAAGTGCAcattatttttgcaaaaaagaaagcaaggaaGCCTTGAAATAATGTCTGCGTGTCCCTGTGAAAGGAAAGTTCAGTAATAAAAAGCTCTATGGTGCCAATAAATCTGTCCTGAGAAGGTCTGTGAAATTTATTTCACAGTTAAAGCCGTGCCTGGCAACAAAAAGTTTGAGAAGGTCTGCGATTCAGAAACAGAAAGATGCATTAACATGAGACATCAGTGACATTTCATAAAAAGTGAGAATAACCATCACACTATATTCAAAACAGAACCTTATTCAGACACAAGTCTGTAgttcaactgtgtgtgtgtgtggatgcatgtgtgtgtgtatgcacgtgTTAATGCAAATGAACGCTACAGCAAGTGCATTGTCCTTTCCCCTGATAATCAAATGAAACTTGGTGGTTTTCAGCAGTAGATAAAACCGCAACCTAAGAAGCTTTTCTTCTGCTATTTAAAGCTAGAAGCAGATGCATTTTATGTGCTGCGACCCACATTTACCGCTCTTTAGTCTTCTGCAAGAGGAGGATGATCAAACCTAaacattcaatttaaaaaataattaacactTACTATAAAAACTTGCGCTGATTCGGGGATGCATGTTTTTTCTCTACATCTCTACATTACATGCTTCAAGTGACTTGCATAAAACCCTAACTTCTACACAGTAGCTCTGCTtctgctgcttctgctgcttcttcttcttcttcctcctctttcggcttctcccattagggggcgccacagtggatcatccgtctccatactactctgttctctacatttgcctctttcaccccaactacctgcatgtcttccctcaccacatccataaacctcctctgtggtcttcctcttttcctccttcctggtggctccatcctcagcattctcctactgatataccccatgtccctcctctgcacatgtccaaaccatctcaatctcatctccctcaccttgtctccaaaacgtcctacatgcacagtctctctaataaactcaattctaatcctgtccatcgtcgtcactcccaacgaaaacctccacatcttcagctctgctacctccagctccacctcctgtcttttactcaatgccactgtctctaaaccgtacaacGTCTcacacagtcctataaactttccctttcactagCTCTGCTCATGACCAGAAATGCCACAAATTCCAAAGAATTGTGTCTGCTCTTTCAATGCTTGTATTCTGCCTCACTCCCACCACAGATCACTACAgcagacaaaaaaaccccaaaggaATAAACCTAACAGGGTGTACGATTATATAACTTCTCAAtgaagcaaaaagaaaagacgGTACCACGCTAGGAGTTATTTATATGTAACAGCACATCGATAACAAAACAGTTTCGGTGGAACCCTGACAAACAAtcagacatttttatatattagagaacaaaacatttaattatttttaacccAGTCGTTCCTTTCACAGGTAACAGGTCTCCCTCTTCCTAAAACTGAttaagaaaaactaaaattacAGCTTGCCCCATTAATGAGAAactgcaaagcaaaaaaaattaaaaatccacTGCTCTACTACTGGCAAACTTACATGCCGACACTGTAGACTTCGATAATTCCAGTTTTACCTCGTCGTTActtatagatatatagatagagtaatatatagtttatatagttaATATATAAACAGCAACATTAAAACAAGTATAGAAATATATTGCTCTGATTTGCCTTGCAGCTGGTGCTACTGTAATACTAGCTAAAGAAAATCGCCCGAACACCTTTTGATGAGTTTGAATTCAGAATTCAAAAAAGAACTGAAGCAACAAAAAGACTAACAAATCCAGATAAATGTGAAAACGGTGTATTCGTCTAAAAAAACTCAGCGTCCGCACtttcatttttaatcttttCCCAAAAGTTGGGTAAAAGTAAATCATAACATTTCAcctggtgtttatttactttccggctctttgaaacgtcgGGGCAATGACTTCAATACACGCCATTGTTTTTCGCAAAACCTTCGTTTTTCGCAGTCCATGCAGAAATGGCAAATATTTATCTATCACTTTGGAGaacgttttcaaaaagctgcgTTTTCGTTGACTGGAAAAAGCCGTCTACGTGTGAACGAAAGGCCAAAACTTCtgcgtttttaaatgaaaacgtATTAATGTTGACATGGCCTTACCTGTGTTTTTGGGAGCCTCCCCATACACCGGTCCTCCATACCCTGGTTGAGGAGGCACTGGATATCCCTGATAGCCAGGTTGGACAGGGTACGACCCTGGTGGTCCAGCAGGGTAGTTAGGATACGGTCCTTGCTCAGGACCGGGTGGAAATCCCTGAGCGGGGTAGCCCTGAGGTGGGTAACCATGAGGAGGGTAGCCCTGAGGTGGGTAGCCAGGAGCGTTGGCAGGAGGGTAACCCGGAACAGGGGCACCAGAGGCTGTGTATGGTGGAGGATTTTCGTAGCTCATCTCCACGTAAGAGTATTCACCTGGcagcaaaaaatttaaaaaatttatttcgaCACAAATACAAACTAATGTGGGAACCAAAGGCCAATGTCTGCTGTTGACGTCAAGTGCTCCATAGCCTGTCCCTTTTGATTATCTCAGACAGCCTTGCACAGCCTAATCCAAGCTGATAAAACTTACAAAGGGAAAAATTTAAAAGAGAGAACAGAAACATAGAAGTGACTCATTTATAGCAAACATTCACATGCTTCTGATAACATAATGGATTACAGTAAATACCACACAGAAGAATTTCAACATGTCCCATTGTCATTAGAACAAACAAGTAACTGAGTCACACTAAGGTTAAGGGTTGTTCTTGGGGTGCCAATGAAGAATTAAATAGcatttaaatatgtaacatGAATTAAAAGTTGTCATCTAAAAAGGAAGGTCTTAGACTCAGAGTCAGGCatatgcatatgtatatatacacacagatgtACGAGTAACCACTTTTCAAATACTGGAGCAATATAGTAATGCTAATTTTCAATTAAGCAGCCATTGTTACTGACACCAGTCCAATATTTAGTGCTGATTTACTCATAATTAGTGGTGGACAgcaacaaagtaaatgtaatttattactgtacttaagtagctttatcACATATCTGATATTTCAATTTGGGGAGGCAAATATTTGACTTctactacattttgcaaaatcagtcctTATGAGCGTATAAAACCGTAACCGGTCAAACACGCaacaatccaccaatcagaggcGTGCTccgttttgaacttgttttgattggcgcttggtgaaATCTACTAGTCACTTACGTACAGTTTGGcatcaacagcaagcagaacatttcgaGTGGAATAAATTATTTAGGAATCTCCCGACAATAAATTGCTgcaacacccgtggcctcatTTACATGGTTAATGATCGTTTTAACAGATTtgaatcagtgtttgactcattaatattattttactaatagaTAGTGCGCTGAGAGGATCCCTGGATATCCCTTTTCTTCAAAAACCCCATACTTTCTCAGCAGACGTGCACCATGTCCTGGATCACGTTCCTGAAAAGCCTTTCACCTTTATTCATTTAacattgtatattaataaacattaacaaCAGGGCACAGGTCGGAAAGTGATTCCTGGACATGTGGGTTTCAATTTTAATCGATAGAATAAGTATCGACAagtatatgaatatttaatttatatacgTATACACAATAAAAgcacaacaattttttttttttatgaaaatgaattGTTTTGGCAGTGGTGTTTATATGGTATGGTTTTAATACTTAAAAGCAACAACAGAAAAATACCTTAATATAGACATAAATTATAGACATAAATTTCATATAAATTAGTCAGCATTTAGCCAGTTACAGTCATCTACCATGCTTACATTCATGAAGTGTATTTGAAGCacataaaaggaaaaatgagAACCATATATATAGCATACTGAACCAAATGTTTTAGATTATGCATCTAACTCGCTATTAAGCAAATAGGTTTGCCTGGTAGCTGCTTATATATCAGCCGGAAATCTTACTAAgagttttttcacataaactgagcaGCAAAAATAATAGGAATGTTATagcataataaatcatagtactttggatttttaagtacatttgaaagttgtactttttttaatggagTTTAAATGcagtacttttactggagtataTTTTACAGAATGTATTTACtcttactcaagtacatggtttgtgttgtTTGTCCACCACTCATAATTGCATGAAAAACCAAAATCCTGTGTGATGTAAGCATTGCCATCACTGCCATGCTCATAAAAATGCCCAAATTACAGCAATCTGGTGGTATTTCACACTCATCAATGGCAATCTAAGCAAAAGGGACTGCAATCAGTATTCTGTGAAAGTATCACGAGGAGGAATCAAAGCTTCTTATATAATCAcgctcttgatgtcacccaaatgaggatgggtttcacttttgagtctggttcctctcaaggtttcttcctcataacatctaagggagtttttccttgccacagtcgccatggcttgctcatcagggataaatacacaccgttcaccttaactgttgatttctgtaaagctgctttgagacaatgtctgttgtaaaaagtgctatagaaataaacttgacttcttTCTATAATACACATGACCCAATAAAGCATCTGTACAAACCTTGCACACATATACTAGTTAGGCAAGAGCTCCTACAGTCAACACTGGATCAGGAAAAAAGAACCGCTTTTAAAGCACTTAAATTCCAAGCAACTCACCTTACGAAGAACAAACAGTCCAAGTGTGTGACCAAGCAAAAAACCAAACAGAGCTAAATACGTTTTTTCCATGACACACCTGATTGCTTAATGCCAAGCTGGATAGTAAAAGCTATTCACGTAGCACAAAATACCTCTGCTGGTACTTATACTACTGGTATATACACTGGTACTCAATCTTCCAGTTCTCGCTTTTAGAAGTTTTATTGATGGCCGAGCAACTGAAAACAGAGGTACCTCTATGTTTTGTTTGCCGTCCAAAATTGTAAGCAAatttcatacacactcacttcGAACGAGAGATTTTATCGAAGCATTACAGGGAAATGTTTTTCGCATAAAACTCCATCTCTAAAAGTTAATgtcttttctgttcatttctcaTACATTGAGATTAGCCAGGAATGTAAACACTGCTGAAACTTTTCTTCAAAAGCCCCATACTTTCTCAGCAGACGTGCACCACGTCCTGGATCACGTTCCTGAAAAACCTTTCACCTTTATTCATTTAAcattgtatataataaacattaacaaCAGGGCACAGGTCGGAAAGTGATTCCTGGACATGTGGATTTCGATTTTAATCGATAGAATAAGTATCGACAagtatatgaatatttaatttatatacgTATACACAATAAAAGcgcaacaatttattttttatgaaaatgaattGTTTTGGCAGTGGTGTTTATATGGTATGGTTTTAATACTTAAAAGCAACAACAGAAAAATACCTAAATATagacattaaaaatacaaatttcatATAAATTAGCCAGCATTTAGCCAGTTACAGTCATCTATTATACTTGCATTTATGAAGTGTATTTGGAGCACATATAAATAGCATACTGAACCAAATGTTTTAGATTATGCATCTAACTTGCTATTAAGCAAATAGGTTTGCCTGGTAGCTGCTTATATAACAGCCGGAAATCTAACTAAAGTCTAAAAGCCTTACTAGCAGGAATGTTACATAAATGTGTATGGCATGTTGAATGCTTCTAAGCTTgttattttttcatataaatcCCACAttcctgcatttatttattctctttattattatttttctttccataaAACTGTATTTTTGTGATTTGTATACAAGGACTTTTTTGTTGTTAGTtgtttgttggggtttttttctattaaaagtCAAAACTATAAGCTTAAATTTTAAATTCTAGGTttgaaaatccaaaaaaaataaaaataaaaatcccacGTTCGTTCTTTACCTTCATCAAATCTGTATTTTCGAAATTTGTATTTAGATCTCTGGGTTTttcgttctt
This Silurus meridionalis isolate SWU-2019-XX chromosome 15, ASM1480568v1, whole genome shotgun sequence DNA region includes the following protein-coding sequences:
- the zgc:165573 gene encoding cysteine-rich and transmembrane domain-containing protein 1, with amino-acid sequence MSYENPPPYTASGAPVPGYPPANAPGYPPQGYPPHGYPPQGYPAQGFPPGPEQGPYPNYPAGPPGSYPVQPGYQGYPVPPQPGYGGPVYGEAPKNTVYVVEQGRRDDSGDQACLTACWTALCCCCLWDMLT